The genomic window AGTCTCGTGACGGTGAACGGCCGCTCGCGGTCGAGGCCGACGGCCCACGACGTCATCCCTTCGAAGTTCTCGATCTGCTGCAGCTCGAGGATGGTCTCGACAGTCGTCGGCGTCAGCTCCCGCGGCCCGTCGTAGCCGTCGCCCTCGGGGTTCGGCATCCAGACCTCGGCCGTGACCACGAGCGTGGCGTCGCCGGCGACCTCCACCGGCTCACCCCTGGGCTCATCGAGGATGGGGTCGGACCGGTACTCGACGCGGTATCCGGGCGCATCGCCGGTGCCCGCGAACTCGATCACCACCCGCTCGAAGCAGGGCGGATGGCTCCCCGTGCGGATCTCGAGGCCGACGAGCGTCGACAGGCCCGCGGGAAAGTCGTCTTCGACGGCATCCACACCACCCGGGTCGGTGCATTCCTCCGTTCCGGGCTCGGTCGGTGCGGCGGTCGGACTCGACGTCGCCGCGGGCGTGGACTCGGATGGCGCCGCCGAGGTGGGCGTCGGCCCCGGCTCCTCGGGCGCGCATCCTGACAGCGACATGCCGGAGGCGGCGATGAGCACGGCGGCCGCGGCGATCTTGACGGAGCGGACGGTGCCGGGTCGGATGTCCGAAGTCGATGCGGTTCGCATGATCATCCCCCTCGAGCGGGTGCCTGACGCCCGCACAGGGGTGAGGTTAGCCCTGCTCGACGCGCCTCGGCCGGGGCCAATGGCCCGCGCACCCGGCGCCGATCAGCCGGCCGATCGCGTCGCCCGGCGAGGGTCGGCGGGATACTGGTCGTGAGC from Agromyces aurantiacus includes these protein-coding regions:
- a CDS encoding AMIN-like domain-containing (lipo)protein: MRTASTSDIRPGTVRSVKIAAAAVLIAASGMSLSGCAPEEPGPTPTSAAPSESTPAATSSPTAAPTEPGTEECTDPGGVDAVEDDFPAGLSTLVGLEIRTGSHPPCFERVVIEFAGTGDAPGYRVEYRSDPILDEPRGEPVEVAGDATLVVTAEVWMPNPEGDGYDGPRELTPTTVETILELQQIENFEGMTSWAVGLDRERPFTVTRLENPARLVVDISLE